The Capra hircus breed San Clemente chromosome 25, ASM170441v1, whole genome shotgun sequence genome has a window encoding:
- the FAM57B gene encoding protein FAM57B codes for MLTPMVAGGVVFPGLFLLSKNTLQRLPQLRWEEADAVIVSARLVSSVQAVMASTAGYIVSTSCKHIIDDQHWLSSAYTQFAVPYFIYDIYAMFLCHWHKHQVKGHGGDEGSTRAPGSTWAVARGYLHKEFLMVLHHAVMVLVCFPLSVVWRQGKGDFFLGCLLMAEVSTPFVCLGKILIQYKQQHTLLHKVNGALMLLSFLCCRVLLFPYLYWAYGRHAGLPLLAVPLALPVHVNLGAALLLAPQLYWFFLICRGACRLFRPRGSRPPSPCQTQD; via the exons ATGCTGACCCCCATGGTGGCCGGGGGGGTGGTGTTCCCCGGACTCTTCCTCCTCTCCAAGAACACGCTCCAGCGGCTGCCCCAGCTGCGCTGGGAGGAGGCCGACGCGGTCATTGTCTCAGCCAG GCTAGTGTCCTCTGTGCAAGCTGTAATGGCCTCCACTGCTGGCTACATCGTCTCCACCTCCTGCAAGCACATCATAGATGACCA ACACTGGCTCTCCTCCGCCTACACACAGTTTGCAGTGCCCTACTTCATCTATGACATCTATGCCATGTTCCTGTGTCACTGGCACAAGCACCAGGTCAAGGGGCACGGAGGGGACGAAGGCAGCACGAGAGCCCCGGGCAGCACCTGGGCAGTGGCACGTGGTTACCTGCACAAGGAGTTCCTCATGGTGCTCCACCACGCTGTCATGGTGCTCGTGTGCTTCCCGCTGTCGGTG GTGTGGCGTCAAGGCAAGGGAGACTTCTTTCTAGGCTGCTTGCTGATGGCAGAGGTCAGCACCCCCTTCGTCTGCCTTGGCAAGATTCTCATCCAG TACAAACAGCAGCACACCCTGCTGCACAAGGTGAACGGGGCCCTGATGCTGCTCAGCTTCCTTTGCTGCCGGGTGCTGCTCTTCCCCTACCTGTACTGGGCCTACGGGCGGCACgcgggcctgcccctgctcgccGTGCCCCTCGCCCTCCCGGTCCACGTCAACCTGGGCGCCGCGCTGCTCCTCGCCCCGCAGCTCTACTGGTTCTTCCTCATCTGCCGCGGGGCCTGCCGCCTCTTCCGGCCCCGGGGCTCCCGGCCGCCCTCTCCCTGTCAGACCCAGGACTGA
- the C25H16orf92 gene encoding uncharacterized protein C16orf92 homolog, whose translation MRPGQWVWVWMWLLRLGPLESAPSLESAKASGRGAESPLFLDRTDFFDYPDSDQARLLAVAQFIGEKPVIFANSDSDSRLFHHILVGALLVAFFFLLFQFCTHM comes from the exons ATGAGGCCAGGGCAGTGGGTGTGGGTATGGATGTGGCTGCTCAGGCTGGGGCCCCTAGAATCAG cacccagTCTGGAGAGCGCCAAGGCCTCGGGCCGGGGAGCAGAATCTCCGCTCTTCTTAGACAGAACTGACTTCTTTGATTACCCAGACTCAGACCAAGCCAGGCTCCTGGCCGTGGCCCAGTTCATTGGAGAGAAACCAGTCATCTTTGCTAACTCAG ATTCTgactccaggctcttccatcaCATCCTGGTGGGTGCTCTGCTGGTGGCCTTCTTCTTCCTGcttttccagttctgcactcacaTGTAA
- the DOC2A gene encoding double C2-like domain-containing protein alpha isoform X1, which translates to MRGRRGDRMAINIQEHMAINVCPGPIRPIRQISDYFPRRGPGLEVGGGGFGEAPAHLAPLALAPPAALLGATTPEEGAEVDSYDSDDTTALGTLEFDLLYDQASCTLHCSILRAKGLKPMDFNGLADPYVKLHLLPGACKANKLKTKTQRNTLNPVWNEDLTYSGITVDDITHKVLRISVCDEDKLSHNEFIGEIRVPLRRLKPSQKKHFNICLERQVPLASPSSVSAALRGISCYLKELEQVEQGPGLLEERGRILLSLSYSSRRHGLLVGIVRCAHLAAMDVNGYSDPYVKTYLRPDVDKKSKHKTCVKKKTLNPEFNEEFFYDMELSTLATKTLEVTVWDYDIGKSNDFIGGVSLGPGARGEARKHWSDCLQQPDTALERWHTLTSQLPPAAGALPSA; encoded by the exons ATGAGGGGCCGCAGGGGCGACCGCATGGCCATCAACATCCAGGAGCACATGGCCATCAACGTGTGCCCGGGGCCCATCCGGCCCATCCGCCAGATCTCTGACTACTTCCCCCGCCGGGGACCTGGCCTCGAAGTGGGTGGCGGGGGCTTCGGAGAGGCCCCTGCTCATCTGGCCCCCCTGGCCCTGGCCCCCCCGGCGGCCCTCCTTGGGGCCACCACTCCTGAGGAGGGAGCCGAGGTGGACAGCTACGACTCGGATGATACCA ctGCCCTGGGCACGCTGGAGTTTGACCTTCTCTACGACCAGGCTTCCTGCACTCTGCACTGTAGTATCCTCAGGGCTAAG GGCCTCAAGCCCATGGATTTCAATGGCCTGGCCGACCCGTATGTCAAGCTGCACCTGCTGCCTGGAGCCTGCAAG GCCAATAAACTAAAAACTAAGACTCAGAGGAACACGCTGAATCCCGTGTGGAATGAGGACCTGACGTATAGCGGGATCACGGTTGATGACATCACGCACAAGGTGCTCAG GATCTCTGTCTGTGATGAAGACAAGCTAAGCCACAACGAGTTCATCGGGGAGATCCGAGTACCCCTCCGCCGCCTCAAGCCTTCACAGAAGAAGCATTTTAACATCTGCCTGGAGCGCCAGGTTCCG CTGGCCTCACCCTCTTCCGTGTCTGCGGCGCTGAGGGGCATCTCCTGTTACCTGAAGGAG CTGGAACAGGTAGAGCAGGGGCCGGGGCTGCTGGAAGAGCGTGGGCGCATCCTGCTGAGCCTCAGCTACAGCTCTCGGCGCCACGGGCTGCTGGTGGGCATCGTGCGCTGCGCCCACCTGGCTGCCATGGACGTCAATGGCTACTCCGACCCCTATGTCAAGAC GTACCTGAGGCCAGATGTGGATAAGAAATCCAAGCATAAAACATGCGTGAAGAAGAAGACTCTCAACCCGGAATTTAATGAG GAGTTCTTCTACGATATGGAGCTCTCCACTCTGGCCACCAAGACTCTGGAAGTCACAGTCTGGGACTATGACATCGGCAAATCCAACGACTTCATCG GTGGCGTGTCCCTGGGGCCAGGCGCCCGGGGAGAGGCCCGGAAGCACTGGAGCGACTGTCTGCAGCAGCCGGACACAGCCCTGGAGCGCTGGCACACTTTGACCAGCCAGCTGCCCCCCGCGGCCGGGGCTCTGCCCTCAGCCTGA
- the DOC2A gene encoding double C2-like domain-containing protein alpha isoform X2 has translation MRGRRGDRMAINIQEHMAINVCPGPIRPIRQISDYFPRRGPGLEVGGGGFGEAPAHLAPLALAPPAALLGATTPEEGAEVDSYDSDDTTALGTLEFDLLYDQASCTLHCSILRAKGLKPMDFNGLADPYVKLHLLPGACKANKLKTKTQRNTLNPVWNEDLTYSGITVDDITHKVLRISVCDEDKLSHNEFIGEIRVPLRRLKPSQKKHFNICLERQLASPSSVSAALRGISCYLKELEQVEQGPGLLEERGRILLSLSYSSRRHGLLVGIVRCAHLAAMDVNGYSDPYVKTYLRPDVDKKSKHKTCVKKKTLNPEFNEEFFYDMELSTLATKTLEVTVWDYDIGKSNDFIGGVSLGPGARGEARKHWSDCLQQPDTALERWHTLTSQLPPAAGALPSA, from the exons ATGAGGGGCCGCAGGGGCGACCGCATGGCCATCAACATCCAGGAGCACATGGCCATCAACGTGTGCCCGGGGCCCATCCGGCCCATCCGCCAGATCTCTGACTACTTCCCCCGCCGGGGACCTGGCCTCGAAGTGGGTGGCGGGGGCTTCGGAGAGGCCCCTGCTCATCTGGCCCCCCTGGCCCTGGCCCCCCCGGCGGCCCTCCTTGGGGCCACCACTCCTGAGGAGGGAGCCGAGGTGGACAGCTACGACTCGGATGATACCA ctGCCCTGGGCACGCTGGAGTTTGACCTTCTCTACGACCAGGCTTCCTGCACTCTGCACTGTAGTATCCTCAGGGCTAAG GGCCTCAAGCCCATGGATTTCAATGGCCTGGCCGACCCGTATGTCAAGCTGCACCTGCTGCCTGGAGCCTGCAAG GCCAATAAACTAAAAACTAAGACTCAGAGGAACACGCTGAATCCCGTGTGGAATGAGGACCTGACGTATAGCGGGATCACGGTTGATGACATCACGCACAAGGTGCTCAG GATCTCTGTCTGTGATGAAGACAAGCTAAGCCACAACGAGTTCATCGGGGAGATCCGAGTACCCCTCCGCCGCCTCAAGCCTTCACAGAAGAAGCATTTTAACATCTGCCTGGAGCGCCAG CTGGCCTCACCCTCTTCCGTGTCTGCGGCGCTGAGGGGCATCTCCTGTTACCTGAAGGAG CTGGAACAGGTAGAGCAGGGGCCGGGGCTGCTGGAAGAGCGTGGGCGCATCCTGCTGAGCCTCAGCTACAGCTCTCGGCGCCACGGGCTGCTGGTGGGCATCGTGCGCTGCGCCCACCTGGCTGCCATGGACGTCAATGGCTACTCCGACCCCTATGTCAAGAC GTACCTGAGGCCAGATGTGGATAAGAAATCCAAGCATAAAACATGCGTGAAGAAGAAGACTCTCAACCCGGAATTTAATGAG GAGTTCTTCTACGATATGGAGCTCTCCACTCTGGCCACCAAGACTCTGGAAGTCACAGTCTGGGACTATGACATCGGCAAATCCAACGACTTCATCG GTGGCGTGTCCCTGGGGCCAGGCGCCCGGGGAGAGGCCCGGAAGCACTGGAGCGACTGTCTGCAGCAGCCGGACACAGCCCTGGAGCGCTGGCACACTTTGACCAGCCAGCTGCCCCCCGCGGCCGGGGCTCTGCCCTCAGCCTGA
- the INO80E gene encoding INO80 complex subunit E isoform X1 yields MNGPADGEVDYKKKYRNLKRKLKFLIYEHECFQEELRKAQRKLLKVSRDKSFLLDRLLQYENVDEDSSDSDATASSDNSETEGTPKLSDTPAPKRKRSPPLGGAPSPSSLSLPPSTGFPLQASRAPSPYLSSLASPTYPPFPSDYLALQLPEPSPLRPKREKRPRLPRKLKMAVGPPDCPVGGPLTFPGRGSGAGVGAALAPLPPPKMPPPTILSAVPRQMFSDAGSGDDALDGDDDLVIDIPE; encoded by the exons ATGAACGGACCGGCGGATGGTGAAGTGGACTACAAGAAGAAATACCGGAATCTGAAGCGAAAACTCAAATTCCTCATCTAC GAACACGAGTGCTTCCAGGAGGAACTGAGGAAGGCGCAGAGGAAATTGCTGAAGGTGTCCCGGGACAAGAG TTTCCTCCTAGACCGACTTCTGCAGTACGAGAACGTGGATGAAGACTCTTCTG ACTCTGATGCCACTGCATCTTCAGACAACAGCGAGACAGAGGGGACACCCAAGTTGTCAGACACACCTGCCCCTAAGAG GAAGAGAAGCCCTCCGCTGGGGGGCGCTCCCTCCCCTTCCagcctctccctgcctccttcaACAGGGTTTCCCCTTCAGGCCTCGAGGGCCCCCTCCCCATACCTGAGCTCG CTGGCTTCCCCCACCTACCCCCCATTCCCTTCTGACTACCTGGCCCTGCAGCTGCCCGAGCCCAGCCCCCTGAGGCCCAAGCGGGAGAAACGGCCCCGCCTGCCCCGGAAACTCAAG ATGGCGGTGGGACCCCCCGACTGCCCTGTGGGAGGGCCGCTGACCTTCCCAGGCCGGggctctggggctggggtgggggcagccttggcccccctacccccacccaagATGCCCCCCCCCACGATCCTGAGCGCCGTCCCTCGGCAGATGTTCAGCGACGCGGGCAGCGGGGACGACGCCCTGGACGGGGACGATGACCTGGTGATCGACATCCCGGAGTGA
- the INO80E gene encoding INO80 complex subunit E isoform X2 produces MNGPADGEVDYKKKYRNLKRKLKFLIYEHECFQEELRKAQRKLLKVSRDKSFLLDRLLQYENVDEDSSDSDATASSDNSETEGTPKLSDTPAPKRKRSPPLGGAPSPSSLSLPPSTGFPLQASRAPSPYLSSMAVGPPDCPVGGPLTFPGRGSGAGVGAALAPLPPPKMPPPTILSAVPRQMFSDAGSGDDALDGDDDLVIDIPE; encoded by the exons ATGAACGGACCGGCGGATGGTGAAGTGGACTACAAGAAGAAATACCGGAATCTGAAGCGAAAACTCAAATTCCTCATCTAC GAACACGAGTGCTTCCAGGAGGAACTGAGGAAGGCGCAGAGGAAATTGCTGAAGGTGTCCCGGGACAAGAG TTTCCTCCTAGACCGACTTCTGCAGTACGAGAACGTGGATGAAGACTCTTCTG ACTCTGATGCCACTGCATCTTCAGACAACAGCGAGACAGAGGGGACACCCAAGTTGTCAGACACACCTGCCCCTAAGAG GAAGAGAAGCCCTCCGCTGGGGGGCGCTCCCTCCCCTTCCagcctctccctgcctccttcaACAGGGTTTCCCCTTCAGGCCTCGAGGGCCCCCTCCCCATACCTGAGCTCG ATGGCGGTGGGACCCCCCGACTGCCCTGTGGGAGGGCCGCTGACCTTCCCAGGCCGGggctctggggctggggtgggggcagccttggcccccctacccccacccaagATGCCCCCCCCCACGATCCTGAGCGCCGTCCCTCGGCAGATGTTCAGCGACGCGGGCAGCGGGGACGACGCCCTGGACGGGGACGATGACCTGGTGATCGACATCCCGGAGTGA
- the INO80E gene encoding INO80 complex subunit E isoform X3, whose amino-acid sequence MNGPADGEVDYKKKYRNLKRKLKFLIYEHECFQEELRKAQRKLLKVSRDKSFLLDRLLQYENVDEDSSDSDATASSDNSETEGTPKLSDTPAPKRKRSPPLGGAPSPSSLSLPPSTGFPLQASRAPSPYLSSLASPTYPPFPSDYLALQLPEPSPLRPKREKRPRLPRKLKRAHSGCSAEEELDLGEAEGRDSS is encoded by the exons ATGAACGGACCGGCGGATGGTGAAGTGGACTACAAGAAGAAATACCGGAATCTGAAGCGAAAACTCAAATTCCTCATCTAC GAACACGAGTGCTTCCAGGAGGAACTGAGGAAGGCGCAGAGGAAATTGCTGAAGGTGTCCCGGGACAAGAG TTTCCTCCTAGACCGACTTCTGCAGTACGAGAACGTGGATGAAGACTCTTCTG ACTCTGATGCCACTGCATCTTCAGACAACAGCGAGACAGAGGGGACACCCAAGTTGTCAGACACACCTGCCCCTAAGAG GAAGAGAAGCCCTCCGCTGGGGGGCGCTCCCTCCCCTTCCagcctctccctgcctccttcaACAGGGTTTCCCCTTCAGGCCTCGAGGGCCCCCTCCCCATACCTGAGCTCG CTGGCTTCCCCCACCTACCCCCCATTCCCTTCTGACTACCTGGCCCTGCAGCTGCCCGAGCCCAGCCCCCTGAGGCCCAAGCGGGAGAAACGGCCCCGCCTGCCCCGGAAACTCAAG AGAGCTCACTCTGGCTGCAGTGCGGAGGAGGAGCTGGATCTGGGAGAGGCTGAAGGCAGGGATTCCAGTTAG